The DNA segment CCCTGCCCGGCCGGGTTCCGCGTGGCCACGGCAAGCACTCCGCCGGGGGCCAGCCAGCGCGCCCAGGTGGTGTAGGGCTGGCCGTCAGTGGCGATGCGCGGGACAGGCAATTCAGCGACCAGCAACAGGTCCACCGAACCGGGTTCCGGCGTTCCTGCTCCCCCACCGGGCCGGCCGCGCACGCCATCGGCGGTGACGGTCTCGGGGTCGACGCACAGGACCCGTCGGTCGCCCACGGAGTCGGCGACGGCCGTCATCCGGGCGGCGTCCGGGCCGGTGACCGCGACCGTGTTCCCACGGGCGGTGAAGGCGGTCACGGCCTGGGTGACAAGGCCGCGGGTGAGGCCCTCGATCAGTGGTGGCAGGCCATGCTCGTCGGCCGGTTCGGGCGCGCATAACCAAATTCCCAACGGCACGGATGCACTTTTTCGTGACCGAGGTCCGGGGTTGTCGTCAATTTCTGTTGCGGATTCCGGCGAGATGGGAACAACGCTCATCGGGAGTGTCCTCGCAATTCGCGGTTGCGGGCTCTTACATAGTTCTAAAGGGGGGTTTTCGTGCCGGATTTTGCAGACGAGTTTCAGATTTCACCCCCGAGCCGCGAAGTCCCATGGCTCGGCGTGAGGTGGTGACCGGCGTTGTGGTCTGCCGACAGCAGCGACGTGTCGGCGGCGTGCGCGGTGGCGACACGTCAGCGTCCGTCGGCGTCGCGCACGCGGTTCGGCACGTTCGACGTCGACTGCGCCGCAGGTTCGTACATGCTGTCTGTCAGGCACTCAGCGCGAGGCCGTCGCCGGGGCGGCCGACGGTGTCGCGACATGGCCCGCAGGGTGCCCGGCGAGTCAGCCGCAACCGTCGTTAAACGCCACCTGGCGATTCAAAGTTTTTCGCGGCGCTGGACGCGTGTTCGGGCACCACGCGAGATGTTCCTTGCGGATTCCTTGCACCCCAGGCCGGACCGGCATCAGCATCCGATCGACTACGGGCGAGGCGCGATCAGGGAGTCCCTTGCGGTTTCATTGCACCTCCCGTTTCAAGATCAACAGGGAAGGTTGGTGCAAGCGGTCTCCGGCGGCATGGACGGCGTCACGTTCACGCCGCTCCCGCTCGCCGCATCGTGCGGGTTCGGCTCGCACCAGGGAGTCCGCGATGCCGATCACACCACCCCCCGACGCCCCTGCTCCAGGGCCATCTCGTGTCAATGGCCTTCGTCCTGGTCGGCACGACCACGACCACGAGTCCGTCGAGTCCACCTCGGCGATGGACGCCGCGGAGTCGGCGTTCCGTCTGTTGTGCACTGGTCCGGCTCCGCTGGCCCTCGACTGTGCCGCGATCGGGCACGGGCTTCCGCGGAGGCGGGTGACGTTGATCGAGTTGCGCAACCTCCTCCTGGCTAAGAGGACCGCGAAAGCCGCACGGGATGCGGTGTGGCGCCAACTGGTGATCGCCGCGCAAGCCCATGGCGCGGCGTGGGTGCTTGGTGCGGTCGGCGTTGGGCTGCCTGGGCTGAGGAGGGCCGCGGGGAAGCTGATGAAGGACTACACCGGCGACCCTGACGACATCGATTCCGAGGTGTTGGCAGGCTTTACCGCCAGACTCAAGACGATCGATCCGGACGCTGGGTCGCTGGCCATACGGCTGATGCGGGAAGCCCAGATTGCCGGTGCCAAGGTGCGCACGGCCGAGCTGGACTACGCCACTCGCACGAGGCCGCAGTGGGAATCGTTTGAACCACGCCAGGCCGATCGCGGACACGAAGACCTGGTGCTCGCCGAGGCGGTCCGCGACGGGATACTCACCGGCGAGGAAGCTTCGCTCATTCTGTCGACGCGCCTGGACGACATGCGTCTACACGAGGTCGCAGACCAATTGGGCGAGTCGTATTTCCGGGTCTTTCGTGCCCGACAGAGGGCCGAATCTGCGCTCATTTCCTGGCTCAACGCCAGACACACACGTAAAAAGGCGGAAATCTGCGAACAAAGTCAGACTCCGTCTGCAAAAAATCGACCTGAAAACCCCCTTTAGAACAGTGTGAGGGGAATCAGGTCGAGAACCGGGCAGACCCGCGCCACGGCAGCTGTTTGCCGTCGCCGATCGCAGCGCGCCGCGGGGTCGGTGGCTGGCTCCCTGGTTCCTTTCACCTCCGCTTCGCGCACCCGCCACCGGCGTCCTCGGGAGGGATTCTGGATGTCTCTGCGATCACCATGTCACCCTCGCGGTGCGCGCCGTTGCACGCTACGCACCGCTGCCCTTCTCGGCACCCTCGTTGCGGGACTAGTTGTGGCAGCGACACCTGTGTCGGCCGAGTCTTTCGTGCTCGCGCAGCCGGGGTCGCTGCATCAGGTCATCGCGAACCTGCGCGACGTGCTGATCGGTTTCCTGGTCGGTTTGGCGACGCTGTTCCTGACCATCGGTGGCGTCCGTTATCTCGCCGCAGACGGGGATCCGGGCGAGGTCGAACGAGCGAAGAAGAGTCTGCGTAATGCCGCGATCGGCTACGGGCTGGCGATGCTCGCGCCGCTGATCGTCACGCTGCTGCAGAACGTGGTGGGCTGACCATGACCAAGCCCACCACCTCAACCACCGGTGTCCCGAGTGTCCGGGCGCGGCGCAGGGCGGTCCCGTGGCTGCGGGGCGCGGTGTTGGCGGCGCTGGTGTGCGCGTTCGTCGCAGCACTCGTCGGCGCCACCGCCGGGCGGGCGGACGCGGAGCCGCCGGTGTTGCCGCTGCCGCCGGTGGATAGCGCCGACCCGGAGATCCCGCTCCCGCCCTCGACGCCGGACCCGACAGACAATCCGGTTCCGCTGCCATTGCCCCCGGTGTCGGACTGGCCGGACCAGCTTCCGCCACCGCCGAACCCGGATGGACCGTCTCCCTCGGTTCCTGCGCAGCCGCCGCCGATCGTGGTGGACCCCGATCATCCGGTGGCGCCGCCGCCTCCGGCCCAGCAGCAGGGGCCGCAGGCTCAGACCGAGTCGACGGACTGCGGGTGGCTCGATGTCGTGTGCAAGGCCGGGCAGGCGATCAACGAGTGGTTCACCGGCCTGGTCACCTCCGCGATGGACCCGGTGCTCGACCTTGTCGGCCGGACCTCGATGACCACGCCGAACCTTGCGGACAACCCGCAGATCGCGCAGTTATGGGACATCACTCGATGGGTTGCGAACTCGCTGTTCATCTTGTTCGTCATCATGGGCGGGATCGTCGTCGCCTCGCACGAGACGCTGCAGACCCGGGTCACGCTCAAAGAAACCCTGCCGCGGATTGTGGTCGGTTTCGTCGCGGTCAACGCGTCGCTGTCGCTGATCGGGCTCGCGGTCAACTTCGCCAACGGGATCGCCACCGGCATCCTTGCCGGCGACTCCTCAGGTGGCATCACCACCGGGGTGAAAGACGAGCTTCACCGCCAGCTCGACCAGGGCGGAATCTTCATGGTCCTGGTCGCCCTCGTAGTTCTCGTTCTGGCGGTGGTGCTGCTGGTGTTGTTCGTCCTGCGGATCACGATCACGATCGTCATCGTGGTCGCCGGGCCACTCGCCTTGGTGTGTCACGCCTCCCCCTACACCGAGGGCATCGCCAAGCTCTGGTGGCGGGCACTGTTCGGGGTGCTGGCGATCCAGATTCTGCAAGCGATCACGTTGATCGTGTTCGTGAAGGTGTTCTTCGTCCAGGGCACCTCCGGTCCCGGCTCCACTGAACTGCTCGGTGTCTCGGGCGGGCTGATGAACCTGGTCATCTCAGTCGTGCTGCTGCTCATCCTGATCAAAATCCCGTCCTGGGTGTTGCAACAGATCGGCCTCGGTGGGCGCTCCCAGGTCGCCTCGATCGTGAAGTACGCGCTGCTGGCAAAGGGGCTCGGGATGCTCGGCGTCGGCAAGAGTGCGGCTGCCACGACCGCCCGTCGCGGTTCCGGCGGTGCGTCGACACGGCCGCAGGGTCATGGTCCGGCTCGCGTGCTTGCTGGCGGTGCGTCGCCTCGGCAACGGGGAGGTGCGACGTCCGGCGCCGGTGCGCAGCGGATGGCCCATGGTGCGGCGCGGGCGGCGCGGGAACGGGCGGCTCGGGCGTGGGCCGCGCCCACGCGCATGGCCCGCGAGGCGCGGGCTGCCTCCCGTGACCGCAGGCAGCCGCTCAGCGACGGCGGGTTCACTCCGGCCTCCGGCGCCTACGTGCCCGTGTCGAGGGCGACCACGTCGTCGGCGGTGAGCGTGGCTGCGCCCATCGAGTCGACCCGCTGGGGTTCGCCGGACCCCCGACGCCACTCCCCCACCACAGGGACACGGTCGGCGGGATCGTCGCGCGCGGCGACCGCGAGCCAAGCCCGCGACCGCACCCCCGGCGCACCAGCCCGCAACACCGCTACGACCCCGGCAGCTCGCCGACGTGTCTCGCCGCGTGCGCACGCACCCACGTTCCAGGCACCCGGCGGCTCGCCGTCCACGCCGAGCCGCAGCGCACGCAAGAGCACTGGTGGTTCGGGGCATCAGCTGGGCGCGCCGCGCGCCGGGGCGGCGAAGCCAACACCACGTACTCCGAAGAAGGGAGGTCGCTGATGCGCGGCGACGAGGAGGTCCCGATGTCGGCGCGGGTGCCCGCCGATGTGGAGAAGCCGGACAAGATCGTATTCGGCTTAACCGCGCGGCAGGCCGCGATCCTGGGCGTGACCGTGCTGCTGCTGTGGGGCTTGTATCAGTCCACGCACACCGTCGTGTCGCCGGTCGTGTTCGGCGCGGTGGCGATCCCGGTCGCCGGGCTGGTGTTCGCGGTGGTGACCCTGCGCCGGGACGGACAGAACTTGGATGCGTGGCTGCTGGCCGCACTCAAGCAACGACGCGCCCCGAAGCGGTTGGTGCCCGCCGACAGCGTGCGCGGGGACATCGTGCCCGACGCACCGGCGTGGGTCGCGGTGAAGGCCGGACCACTGCCCGCGCCGCTGCGACTTCCGGCGGAGGCGATCTCGACCGAGGGTGCGATCGACCTTGGTTCGCAGCATGGCACCGCGCATGCCGCGGCGTGCTCCACGGTGAACTTCGGACTGCGCACCGCCGGGGAACAGAACGCGCTCATCGGTGGCTTTTCCCGTTGGCTGCACTCGCTGTCCGGGCCGGTGCAGATCGTGGTCCGCGCCCAGCGCCTCGATCTGGAGCCCTACCTCGATGTGCTCGCCGACGAGGCAGGCGGCCTGCCGCATCCCGCGCTGGAAGCCGCGTGTCTGGGGCACGTGGAGTTCCTGCGTGACCTGTCGCAGTCGCGGGATTTGTTGCGCCGCCACGTCACGGTCGTCCTCCGCCACCCCGCCACCGGACGACACGGCCGCGACACCAGCGGAGCGCAGGCCCTCGCGCGGCGCGCGCAGGACGCCGCCCGCGCGTTGCGGAGTTGCGAGGTCGTGGTCGCTCCGCTCGACGGTGCCCAGGCCCATGCGGTGCTCAGTGCTGCCGCCGACCCCAACGGCGGGCCGCAGGCCACCCGCGCGGGCACCGCCTCCGGCGTCGTCACCGCCCACCACGACCTACTCCACACCGCCAGCCCCGCCGCGGGCCGGGCCGAGGACCTGGAGGTCTAACCCATGAACCCACAGAGCCCCAGCGGACTTCTGCGTCGCGCCGCGCGCCGCGTACTCGGCCGCGCTGCCTCATCCGGGGCGGCCGGGACGAGTGCGGTGGCGGGGCCGGACGCGGTCGAGGTGGGACCGCGGTGGTTGCGCGTCGGGGACGGCTACGCCGCGACCCTCGCCGTCACCGGATACCCCGCCGAAGTGGGCGCGGGGTGGCTCGAACCTCTCCTGTCCTACCCGGGCCGGGTGGATGTCGCGGTGCACATCGATCCGCTGCATCCGGCGACCGCGGCGAAGCGGCTGCGCAAGCAGCAGGGTCGCCTGGAGTCCGCGCGCCGCTCCTCTGCGCGGGACGGCAAGGTGGACGACCCGGAGACCGAGGCCGCCGCAGCCGACGCCGCGGACATGGCCTTCGCCCTCGCCCGCGGCGAGTCGAAACTCTTCCGCGTGGGGCTGTATCTGACGGTGCACGCACCCACGCGCGAGGATCTCGACGCTGACGTCGCAGAAGTGCGATCGCTGGCATCGAGTCTCCTTCTGGACGCGCAACCGGCGGCGTGGCGATCGGTGCAGGGCTGGACCTCCACCCTTCCCCTCGGGGTGGACCTGTTGGGGATGCGCCGCACCCTCGACACCCCCGCCCTCGCGGCCAGCTTCCCCTTCACCTCCCCGGACTTGCCCGCCACCGACCCGTCGCCACACGCGCCGCTGACTGGTCGCCTGTATGGCGTCAACGCCTCCAGTAACGGGTTGGTGTTGTGGGACCGCTGGGGGCAGGACAACTACAACTCCGTCACCCTCGCCCGCTCCGGGGCGGGTAAGTCGTACTTCACCAAACTCGAAGCGCTCCGCTCGCTCTACCCAGATCCGCACCGGCCCACCCCGGAGGGTGAGGTGGGGGTGCAGGTGTTCGTCATCGACCCCGAAGACGAATACCAGCGCCTGACCGAGGCGGTCGGCGGCACCTACCTCCACCTCGGCTCACCCGAGGTACGGCTGAACCCGTTCGACCTTCCCCCCGGGGCGCAGCACATCCCCGACGCGTTGACCCGCCGGTCGCTGTTCATGCACACGCTGCTGTCCGTCATGTTCGGCGAACCGCTGTCACCGCAGGAACGGGCGGTGCTCGACCGGGCAGTCACCGACACCTACGCCCGGGTCGGCATCACCGGTGACCGTCGCACGTGGAGCAGACCCGCGCCGCTGCTAGCCGACCTCGCCGACATGCTCACCGCAGACAGCGACCACACCGGCGACCCGGCCGGTGCCGATGTGGCGGCGCGGCTGGCGCCGTATGTGTCGGGCTCGTTCTCCGGGTTGTTCGACGGTCCGACGACACGCGCGCCGGACGGGCATCTGGTGGCGATCTCGTTGCGGGACTTGCCCGACGAGGTGAAGTCGGTCGGCACGCTGACCGCGCTGGATGCGGTGTGGCGGCGCGTGCTCGACCCCCACCACCGGCGCCGCCGGTTGGTCGTGGTGGACGAGGCGTGGTTGCTGATGCACCAACCGGAGGCCGCGAAGTTCCTCTACCGGCTGGCCAAGAGCGCCCGCAAGTACTGGGCCGGACTGGCATTCGTCTCCCAGGACGCCGGAGACGTCCTCGCCACCGATCTGGGAAAGGCAATCGTGTCCAACGCCTCCACGCAAGTCCTGTTGCGACAGTCCACTCAGGCCATTGACACCATCGCCGAGGCGTTCCGCCTCTCCGATGGGGAACGCGCCTACCTCCTCGCCGCGGCACCAGGCGAAGCGCTGTTGCTCTCCGGCACGAACCGGGTTGCCTTCCACGCCGTGGCCTCCGACGCCGAGGACGAAGTGATCACGACCGATCCCCAAGCCCTGGCCGGGCTGGACGCTGACGAGGAGGACCTCGAACCATGAACACACCCTCCACCACCGCCCCGACGCCCGGGACCGGCGCACTCACCACCGCCGTGGAACGCACCTACGCGTGGATACAGCAGCATTCCGTGCTGCTGTACGTTCTCGCCGCTCTCGCCCTCGCCTGCCTCATCGTGCTGGCGAGCCTGCGGCGCGCGGCGCGGCGCCGCTGGTACGCGGGAGCGCGGGTAGTGACCGTGCTTCCCCCTGCCGGACTCAACCCCGCCGCGGCGGTGGCGGGAGCGCGCCGGTTGTGGTGGGACCTGCCCGGCCTCGCCCCACCACGCTGGAAACGACTCGTCACGGGGGTGCCGCACCTGGCCGTGGAGTACCACCTCACCGCAGGCGATGATCTCGCCGTCCGGTTGTGGCTGCCCGGGCCGGTACCGACGGCCCGGATCGAGGCCGCGCTCCGCGCCGCCTGGCCCGGCGCCCTCGTCCTCGACCACACACCCAGCAGCGAGCTGGCGGTCACACCTGGGGCGGGACTGGTGGTCACCGGAGGCACCGTGCGCCCGGAACGACCCGAGCATCTGCCGTTGCGTATCCCCGAGCCGCGCGACGAGTCGGCCGATCCGGTGCGCGCGTGGGAAGCGGTGACCGGGCAGCTCGCCGAGGGTGAGTCGGCGGTGGTGCAGATCCTGGCGCGGCCCGCGGTCGGACGCCGGGTGCGCCGCTACCGCCGCACCGTGGACCGGTTGCACTCCGGCCGCCCGGGGCGCCGCTCGGCGCTGGTGAGTTTCGTATCCGTGCTGGTGCGCGAGTTACTGGAGATCGTCACCGGCAGCACCTCCACCACCGCCCACGGAACCAGCACGGGTGCAGCACGGCGGCTGGATCCCCAGCAGACCGAGGAGCTGCGCGAGATCCGGGCGAAGAAACGACAACCGCAATGGGAGGTCGCGCTGCGCTACTACGCCGCCACCACCGCCCACGGCGCTGAGGCCGCCGACCGCGTCCGTGGGATCGCCGACTCGCTCTTCGGCGCGTTCGCGGTCCTGGCCGGCCACAACGCGCTCGCCCGACACCGGCTGCCCAAACCCCGAGTCGTCGTCACCGAGGCGCGGCGGCTACGCCGGGGAGCGCTGCTCTCCGCTGGGGAACTGGCGGCGCTGGCACACCTGCCCGCTCGTACCGAGGCACTCGCCCATGGCCACGCCCGCAGTGTGCCCGCGCCCCAGCACACCACCCGCCGCCTGTAGTTCTCCGCCATGGGAGGAGTTGTCGTTGCCCGCCACACCGAAGTCCGCATCGGACTCCGCCGCGACTGGGCCGCCGAGGCTCACGCTGCGTCCGGCCGGTGATCGCCGACGCCGGACTCCGAAACCACTCGGCATCACCGACGCCGGGCCAGCACGCAGGGTCGTGCTGCCCGTGGTCGACGCCCGCCACCACCTGCACATCGCGGGCACGACCGGTAAAGGCAAGTCGACCGAGCTGCTGCACCTCGCGCTCGCCGACATCGAGGCCGGGCGCGGGATCGCCGTGATCGAGCCCCGCGGAGACCTGATCCGGGATCTTCTCGACCGGATGCCCCACGACGCCGGTCAGCGCCTCGTCCTCATCGACCCCGACGAAGAGATCGCCCCTGCGGCGCTGAACGTGCTGGACCCGGCTGGGCTCGGCGGCGAGACCGTCGCCGAGCACCTCGTGTCCACACTGCACCGCCTCTACTCATCCTGGTGGGGACCACGCGTCGAAGACACGCTGCGCGCCGCCACCTACACCCTCACCGGGCGGCCCGGCTCCACACTGGCCGACATTCCCCTGCTGCTCACCAACTCCCGCTTCCGCACAGAAGCCACCCGCCGCATCCGGCGCGAGGACCCCACCGGGATCGGGGCGTTCTGGAACGCCTACGACAAGCTCACCCCCTCAGCCGCAGCCCAGCAGGCCGGTCCGGTGCTGTCCAAGCTGCGCGCGGTCACCGTCCGCCGGTTCGTCGCCGACCTCTACGGCACCGCCACCAGCTCGTTCGACCCGGCCGACGTGCTCGACGGCGGCATCCTGCTCGCCCGCCTCCCCAAAGGCGAACTCGGCGAAGACTCCGCCCGGCTGGTCGGATCGCTGCTGGTGGCCTCGCTGTGGCAGGCGGCGATCGGGCGCTCCCACCAACCCGAGCACACCCGCGCCGACGCCACCATCCTCATCGACGAGGCGCAGAACTTTCTCAACCTGCCCACCCCGCTCGGCGACGCGCTGGCCGAGTCCCGCGGCTACCACGTCGGCTGGGTCCTGGCCCACCAGCACCTCGACCAACTCACCCCCAGCCTCGCGCGAGCCCTGGATGCCAACGCCCGCAACAAGCTGTTCTTCGGTGTCTCCCCCGACGACGCGCGACATTTGGCCGCGCACATCGGCCCGCACCTCAACGCGGGCGACCTCACCCGGCTGGCCCGCTACCAAGCGGCGTGCCGGTTGTCGGTCGACAACCGCGACACCACCGGCTTCACCCTGCGCACCATCGCCCCACCACCGGTGATCAACGGCCGGGGCGACGAACTCCGCGCGGCGGCCCGTGCGCACGGCATCGACCGCGCCACCCGCGACCGCGCCCGCAGCCGCCGCACCTTCGCCACCCGCGCCCCACACCACAGCACCGACCTCGACCTCGACTGAGGCAACCAACTGGTCGTCACCGCGAAGACCGTCACTGGAGGATTTCTATGCCTGACACCGGAGAAACATCCGCACCGAGCGTTCCAACGCGTCGGCGAGTACGCCCTCGGACCAGGATCGCCGACCCGGTCGAGCTGGCCTCCCGGCTCACCGAACGAGACCGGACCCTGCTGCGACTGTTGGACGAGCACCGGGTCCTTACCAGCACCCAGATCGCCGACCTGCTGCCCTATCCCAGCCTCAACCGGGCACAGCGTCGGCTGCTGCAACTGTGGCATTGGCACGTGCTCGACCGCTTCCGCCACCCCTCCGCGAACGGCACGCTCACCGGCTGGCGCTACACCCTCGGCGTCGCCGGACACGGCGTCCTCGCCGCCACGCGCGGCCTCACCCCACCCCGGCCGAACAGCGTGCGCGAACAGGTACTGCGCCTGGCCACCAACCCCCGACTCGCGCACCTGCTCGGCATCAACGACGTCGTCGCCGCACTGTCGGCGCACGTTCGCACCAGCGACGACGCGGAACTGCGGTTGTGGCACGGCGAACGCTCCGCCACCGCCGACTGCGGCGGCCTGGCCCGTCCCGACGCCCTGCTCGTCTATCGCGAGCACGGCAACCAACTCGTGGCCTGCTACGAACACGACACCGGCACCGAACCGCTCACCCGCGTCATCGAGAAACTCGACAGCTACGCCGAACTCGCCCGCGCGGGCGGCCCACACCCCGCGCGGAAAACCCAGCAACACCACGGATTCTGGGTCCTGTTCGGACTCCACTCGCCCACCCGGGAAGCCAACCTGCGCGAACGCCTGACAGCCATTGACGCCAGCCTCGCACTGGCGGACGGCGATGTCGGATGGCGTATCGCCACCGCGAGCGGCGAGGCGCTGCGCACTCCCGGAGGACCGGTATGGCTACCGATGCAGGGCCACCACCGTAAGCGCCTTGCTGACCTCGCCCGCATGTGAGCCCGCCGACAGAGGAGGAGAACCCGGTGAAAACCAGCGCGAAACTCGCCATGGGCACGTTCTGCGTCGCGCTCGCACCGGTGCTACTCCTTCCCTCCACCCTCGGCGCGGTCCTGAGCACCGATGGGGCTAGTGGCGACGGAAGCGGGGTCATCGCCTGTTCCCCCACCGGCACCGTGGCCGGGTACGGCCCCGACCAAATGGCCCATGCCGCCACCATCGTCGCTGTCGGCAAACAGCTCCAAGTGCCCGAATATGGCTGGGTGATCGCGATCGCCACCGCCATCACCGAGTCCGGTCTCCGCAGCCTCACCTACGGAGACCGCGACTCCCTAGGACTCTTCCAGCAACGCCCATCGATGGGATGGGGAACGCCCAAGGAGATTCTCGACCCCGCCTACGCGGCCAGGAAGTTCTACCAGCACCTGCTGGCACTCCCCCACTGGCAGCAGATGGATCTCGCTCCCGCCGCTCAAGCAGTACAACGCTCAGGTTTCCCCGACCGGTACGCCGACTACGAGCAAGCGGCACGGCAGATCGTCACCGCACTGACCGAAGTGAGCTGCACCCCAGCTCGTAACGGTGGCTGGGTCCCACCCACCACCGGACGCTGCACCTCCGGATTCGGGCCCCGAGGCGCCGAATTCCACCGGGGACAAGACATCGCCGCACCCATCGGAACCCCGATCGTCGCCGCCAACAGCGGCCGGGTAATCGCCTCCGGCCCAGCCACCGGCTACGGCCTATGGGTCCGCATCGAACACGACGGCGGCACCATCACCACCTACGGGCACAACCACCGCAACCTCGTCGCCGTAGGCGACACCGTTCAGGCCGGACAACCCATCGCCGAAGTCGGCAACCGTGGCCAATCCACCGGACCACACCTACACTTTCAAATCGAACCTGGCGGCCAACCCACCGACCCGGTCACCTTCTACCACCAACACGCATCGACGCTATGCACCCCATAGTGACCGACCTCCAACACTAGGCACATGGCCGTGAACGATCCAATCAACTGTCCATATAGGACGTCTTTTTGCAAGGAGCGTTCGCGACGAGCGAATCGAGAACGCGGACCGAACCTACGACCACCACCTCCGCCATCGGCGCGGCAACGGAAGTGGCGATGGTTGTCCGGCGGTGCAACGTGACCACACCACGACCGGACCGTGCTCAACGACGACCCCGAGTCGGGATGGGGTCGCGCCGTAGTCACCGTTTCGGCGACTACGGCGCGAGAAGGGATTACTGCCCCGTGTAGTGCATCGTGCCGATGACCCCACACACGATCTTGTCGCTGTCGGACACGAGATCAATTGCAAGGATGAATCGGGCACGGTCGGGCCGACGCGCCTCCACTCGGTTGTAGTGGCTAGCCAGCTCGAACACGCTACGGATCGTGTCCCGAACGACCGTGCGGTACGCCTCGGCCGATTCCCACGATGTCCTCGTCA comes from the Prauserella marina genome and includes:
- a CDS encoding VirB4 family type IV secretion system protein, whose protein sequence is MNPQSPSGLLRRAARRVLGRAASSGAAGTSAVAGPDAVEVGPRWLRVGDGYAATLAVTGYPAEVGAGWLEPLLSYPGRVDVAVHIDPLHPATAAKRLRKQQGRLESARRSSARDGKVDDPETEAAAADAADMAFALARGESKLFRVGLYLTVHAPTREDLDADVAEVRSLASSLLLDAQPAAWRSVQGWTSTLPLGVDLLGMRRTLDTPALAASFPFTSPDLPATDPSPHAPLTGRLYGVNASSNGLVLWDRWGQDNYNSVTLARSGAGKSYFTKLEALRSLYPDPHRPTPEGEVGVQVFVIDPEDEYQRLTEAVGGTYLHLGSPEVRLNPFDLPPGAQHIPDALTRRSLFMHTLLSVMFGEPLSPQERAVLDRAVTDTYARVGITGDRRTWSRPAPLLADLADMLTADSDHTGDPAGADVAARLAPYVSGSFSGLFDGPTTRAPDGHLVAISLRDLPDEVKSVGTLTALDAVWRRVLDPHHRRRRLVVVDEAWLLMHQPEAAKFLYRLAKSARKYWAGLAFVSQDAGDVLATDLGKAIVSNASTQVLLRQSTQAIDTIAEAFRLSDGERAYLLAAAPGEALLLSGTNRVAFHAVASDAEDEVITTDPQALAGLDADEEDLEP
- a CDS encoding pilin; this encodes MLAQPGSLHQVIANLRDVLIGFLVGLATLFLTIGGVRYLAADGDPGEVERAKKSLRNAAIGYGLAMLAPLIVTLLQNVVG
- a CDS encoding PrgI family protein, with protein sequence MRGDEEVPMSARVPADVEKPDKIVFGLTARQAAILGVTVLLLWGLYQSTHTVVSPVVFGAVAIPVAGLVFAVVTLRRDGQNLDAWLLAALKQRRAPKRLVPADSVRGDIVPDAPAWVAVKAGPLPAPLRLPAEAISTEGAIDLGSQHGTAHAAACSTVNFGLRTAGEQNALIGGFSRWLHSLSGPVQIVVRAQRLDLEPYLDVLADEAGGLPHPALEAACLGHVEFLRDLSQSRDLLRRHVTVVLRHPATGRHGRDTSGAQALARRAQDAARALRSCEVVVAPLDGAQAHAVLSAAADPNGGPQATRAGTASGVVTAHHDLLHTASPAAGRAEDLEV
- a CDS encoding replication-relaxation family protein, encoding MPDTGETSAPSVPTRRRVRPRTRIADPVELASRLTERDRTLLRLLDEHRVLTSTQIADLLPYPSLNRAQRRLLQLWHWHVLDRFRHPSANGTLTGWRYTLGVAGHGVLAATRGLTPPRPNSVREQVLRLATNPRLAHLLGINDVVAALSAHVRTSDDAELRLWHGERSATADCGGLARPDALLVYREHGNQLVACYEHDTGTEPLTRVIEKLDSYAELARAGGPHPARKTQQHHGFWVLFGLHSPTREANLRERLTAIDASLALADGDVGWRIATASGEALRTPGGPVWLPMQGHHRKRLADLARM
- a CDS encoding conjugal transfer protein TrbL family protein, which encodes MTKPTTSTTGVPSVRARRRAVPWLRGAVLAALVCAFVAALVGATAGRADAEPPVLPLPPVDSADPEIPLPPSTPDPTDNPVPLPLPPVSDWPDQLPPPPNPDGPSPSVPAQPPPIVVDPDHPVAPPPPAQQQGPQAQTESTDCGWLDVVCKAGQAINEWFTGLVTSAMDPVLDLVGRTSMTTPNLADNPQIAQLWDITRWVANSLFILFVIMGGIVVASHETLQTRVTLKETLPRIVVGFVAVNASLSLIGLAVNFANGIATGILAGDSSGGITTGVKDELHRQLDQGGIFMVLVALVVLVLAVVLLVLFVLRITITIVIVVAGPLALVCHASPYTEGIAKLWWRALFGVLAIQILQAITLIVFVKVFFVQGTSGPGSTELLGVSGGLMNLVISVVLLLILIKIPSWVLQQIGLGGRSQVASIVKYALLAKGLGMLGVGKSAAATTARRGSGGASTRPQGHGPARVLAGGASPRQRGGATSGAGAQRMAHGAARAARERAARAWAAPTRMAREARAASRDRRQPLSDGGFTPASGAYVPVSRATTSSAVSVAAPIESTRWGSPDPRRHSPTTGTRSAGSSRAATASQARDRTPGAPARNTATTPAARRRVSPRAHAPTFQAPGGSPSTPSRSARKSTGGSGHQLGAPRAGAAKPTPRTPKKGGR
- a CDS encoding type IV secretory system conjugative DNA transfer family protein, whose amino-acid sequence is MPATPKSASDSAATGPPRLTLRPAGDRRRRTPKPLGITDAGPARRVVLPVVDARHHLHIAGTTGKGKSTELLHLALADIEAGRGIAVIEPRGDLIRDLLDRMPHDAGQRLVLIDPDEEIAPAALNVLDPAGLGGETVAEHLVSTLHRLYSSWWGPRVEDTLRAATYTLTGRPGSTLADIPLLLTNSRFRTEATRRIRREDPTGIGAFWNAYDKLTPSAAAQQAGPVLSKLRAVTVRRFVADLYGTATSSFDPADVLDGGILLARLPKGELGEDSARLVGSLLVASLWQAAIGRSHQPEHTRADATILIDEAQNFLNLPTPLGDALAESRGYHVGWVLAHQHLDQLTPSLARALDANARNKLFFGVSPDDARHLAAHIGPHLNAGDLTRLARYQAACRLSVDNRDTTGFTLRTIAPPPVINGRGDELRAAARAHGIDRATRDRARSRRTFATRAPHHSTDLDLD
- a CDS encoding M23 family metallopeptidase — its product is MKTSAKLAMGTFCVALAPVLLLPSTLGAVLSTDGASGDGSGVIACSPTGTVAGYGPDQMAHAATIVAVGKQLQVPEYGWVIAIATAITESGLRSLTYGDRDSLGLFQQRPSMGWGTPKEILDPAYAARKFYQHLLALPHWQQMDLAPAAQAVQRSGFPDRYADYEQAARQIVTALTEVSCTPARNGGWVPPTTGRCTSGFGPRGAEFHRGQDIAAPIGTPIVAANSGRVIASGPATGYGLWVRIEHDGGTITTYGHNHRNLVAVGDTVQAGQPIAEVGNRGQSTGPHLHFQIEPGGQPTDPVTFYHQHASTLCTP